The Vitis riparia cultivar Riparia Gloire de Montpellier isolate 1030 chromosome 3, EGFV_Vit.rip_1.0, whole genome shotgun sequence genome includes a region encoding these proteins:
- the LOC117909917 gene encoding L10-interacting MYB domain-containing protein-like isoform X1, with the protein MTLCMFGSSFKEGLLTEYSTMDGESNQFERKQERLRTRWTASQDKIFADLVVEQIQLGNRSNNGFDQKAWKHIRDQFNAQTGLNFNKKQLRKHLDVLRTRYYNLKPAFEQSGFYLDQSNHMIMPEFELLEDLTEEHSKPEMLKIKDCHIYDQLCLIFNEPGLDGRYAQSSHYEGLEKNMEALQNTGLKSSPRSASMLVGTVAQTMPRQDNAPSPAAGVNVNASANGRKKRPSETHLSPRHHAKDQERLNGIIAEAMLEMISASKLRVVARTQDNNQFSITNCIKALDEIQGIDQSLYFAALDLFDNSNQREIFLSLKCEKRLAWLQGKCKNASPILVV; encoded by the exons ATGACTTTGTGTATGTTTGGAAGCAGTTTCAAGGAAGGACTTCTGACAGAATATTCAACG ATGGATGGTGAATCCAATCAATTTGAACGAAAGCAAGAACGTTTGAGGACAAGGTGGACAGCATCTCAAGATAAGATATTTGCAGACTTGGTGGTTGAGCAAATTCAGCTGGGGAACCGATCAAACAATGGTTTTGACCAGAAAGCTTGGAAGCATATCCGCGATCAGTTCAATGCACAAACAGGTCTCAActtcaacaaaaaacaattgaGGAAACACCTAGATGTTCTCAGGACACGGTATTATAATCTTAAGCCAGCTTTTGAGCAAAGTGGCTTTTATTTGGACCAATCTAATCATATGATAATGCCTGAGTTTGAACTATTGGAAGACCTCACTGAG GAACACAGTAAGCCTGAGATGCTGAAAATCAAGGATTGTCACATATATGACCAGTTGTGCTTGATATTCAATGAGCCAGGGTTGGATGGAAGATATGCTCAATCTAGTCACTATGAAGGTTTGGAAAAGAACATGGAAGCACTCCAGAATACAGGCTTGAAATCATCTCCTAGAAGTGCAAGTATGCTTGTTGGAACTGTTGCACAAACCATGCCTCGTCAAGATAATGCTCCATCACCAGCAGCAGGTGTCAACGTGAATGCATCGGCAAATGGACGAAAGAAGCGCCCATCTGAGACACATCTCAGTCCACGACATCATGCAAAAGACCAGGAAAGATTGAATGGGATCATTGCAGAAGCTATGTTAGAGATGATTTCAGCTTCAAAGTTAAGGGTAGTTGCAAGAACTCAGGATAACAACCAATTTTCCATCACCAATTGTATCAAGGCATTGGATGAGATTCAAGGCATTGATCAGAGCCTGTACTTTGCCGCATTGGATCTGTTCGACAACTCCAATCAAAGGGAGATATTCTTGTCTCTTAAATGCGAGAAGCGATTAGCATGGTTGCaaggaaaatgtaaaaatgCTTCCCCTATTTTGGTGGTTTGA
- the LOC117911210 gene encoding uncharacterized protein LOC117911210 isoform X1: MASGSAKNKVVGGGGGAGQVLDGSDIMELVENEEVFSSFVDHKFQELDRDCDGKLSVKELEPAVADIGAALGLPAQGTSADSDHIYSEVLNEFTHGKQEQVSKTEFKEVLSDILLGMAAGLKRDPIVILRIDGEDLREFINSPSFEPEMISIFSQFDVPEGSLRDYITKALQQLSVEQGMPPSTDSWVMSNIVEPALQTVAGCAHEQPISQDTFLAEFKKVAESVAQHLAEQPVIVAHSENTFDGSGIKRLLANKFELDKSLEAALKTVPKDRNGKMSKEYLRVALDVVGPSAGLPPYGGLEEMDKVVTDVFNMVNADDGKVVKEDEFKKLLTEILGSIMLQLEGSPISVSSNSVVHEPLTSSTLLSPSS; encoded by the exons ATGGCAAGTGGCAGTGCAAAGAACAAGGTTGTAGGGGGAGGAGGAGGTGCTGGTCAGGTGCTGGACGGTTCAGATATAATGGAGTTGGTTGAGAATGAAGAAGTGTTTAGCAGTTTTGTGGATCATAAGTTTCAGGAACTGGATAGGGATTGTGATGGTAAGTTGTCCGTGAAAGAGCTGGAACCTGCTGTCGCTGATATAGGCGCTGCTCTTGGCCTGCCTGCTCAGGGTACTTCTGCTGATTCTGACCATATCTATTCTGAG GTTTTGAATGAATTCACCCATGGCAAACAAGAACAAGTAAGCAAGACTGAGTTTAAAGAGGTTCTCTCAGATATTCTATTAGGCATGGCTGCTGGTTTGAAGCGAGACCCTATTGTGATCCTCCGTATTGATGGGGAAGACCTGAGGGAGTTCATCAACAGCCCAAGTTTTGAACCAGAGATGATTTCCATCTTCTCACAGTTTGATGTGCCTGAAGGATCACTTCGCGATTACATTACCAAGGCTTTGCAACAACTTAGTGTTGAACAAGGAATGCCACCTTCAACAGATTCTTGG GTCATGAGTAACATTGTGGAGCCTGCTCTGCAAACTGTTGCTGGCTGTGCTCATGAGCAACCCATCTCTCAAGATACCTTCCTAGCAGAATTCAAAAAGGTTGCAGAAAGTGTGGCTCAACATCTGGCAGAGCAGCCAGTGATTGTTGCCCACAGTGAAAACACGTTTGATGGAAGTGGTATTAAGAGACTATTGGCCAACAAATTTGAATTAGATAAG TCATTGGAAGCAGCATTAAAGACAGTGCCAAAAGATCGCAATGGGAAAATGTCTAAGGAGTATCTCCGTGTGGCATTGGATGTTGTGGGCCCATCAGCAGGTTTACCCCCATATGGTGGGCTTGAAGAG ATGGACAAGGTAGTGACTGATGTGTTCAATATGGTGAATGCTGATGATGGGAAGGTTGTTAAAGAAGATGAGTTCAAGAAGTTGCTGACTGAAATCCTGGGAAGTATCATGTTGCAATTAGAGGGCAGTCCTATCTCAGTTTCTTCAAACTCGGTCGTGCATGAGCCCCTTACTTCTTCAACACTTCTGTCACCATCTTCATAA
- the LOC117910909 gene encoding putative disease resistance protein At1g50180 isoform X2 produces MAEAILFCALERIGDLLIQQADFLGKVGDEVQLLQTELRRMQCFLKDASARQEEDQKIRSWVAEIRDVAYDAEDVVESYILKVVSRRGRSIHTIGNMLATWEVGSEIEDIKAKISNLTRSLETYGIRPIREGDDSRFAYEGRQQLRRTYSHLVEDDVVGLEDKTKELVTLLVKEERYQVISICGMGGLGKTTLARKVYHQSEVRRHFDSFAWAYISQQCQARDVFQGVLINLTSPTKEEKERILQLREEELVKKLYQIQWEKKCLVILDDLWTMQAWNSLRPAFPIGKSRSKILLTTRNKDVATYVDPKALIHEVQCLTEEMSWELLQKKAMLPGGHDFTWERLGMKMVRHCGGLPVAIIVLGGLLATKHTLKDWEMVYRNINSYLRRVKAMNKNLEEYQRC; encoded by the exons ATGGCAGAAGCAATTCTCTTCTGTGCCTTGGAAAGGATTGGTGACTTGCTCATTCAACAGGCAGATTTCTTGGGGAAGGTCGGCGATGAAGTTCAACTGTTGCAAACTGAACTGAGGAGGATGCAGTGCTTCCTAAAAGATGCGAGTGCACGACAAGAAGAAGACCAGAAAATCCGGAGCTGGGTTGCGGAAATCAGAGATGTTGCATATGATGCAGAGGATGTAGTAGAATCTTATATCCTCAAGGTTGTGTCTAGGAGGGGAAGATCCATCCATACGATCGGTAACATGCTTGCTACTTGGGAGGTTGGATCAGAGATTGAAGATATCAAAGCCAAGATCTCCAACCTCACCAGGAGTTTAGAAACTTATGGGATAAGGCCTATAAGAGAAGGTGATGATTCGAGATTTGCTTATGAAGGTCGACAACAGCTGAGGCGAACTTATTCTCACCTTGTTGAGGATGATGTGGTTGGATTAGAAGACAAGACAAAAGAATTGGTGACACTTTTGGTGAAAGAAGAGAGGTATCAAGTTATTTCTATTTGTGGTATGGGTGGTTTGGGGAAAACCACTCTTGCTAGGAAGGTCTACCATCAAAGTGAAGTTAGGcgccattttgattcttttgctTGGGCCTATATATCTCAACAATGCCAAGCAAGGGATGTCTTCCAAGGGGTTTTAATCAATCTGACTTCCCCTACTAAAGAGGAGAAAGAGCGAATTTTACAGCTGAGAGAGGAAGAACTGGTCAAGAAGTTATATCAAATCCAATGGGAGAAGAAATGCTTGGTGATACTTGATGACCTTTGGACCATGCAAGCTTGGAACAGTCTAAGACCCGCCTTCCCAATTGGAAAATCGAGAAGCAAAATATTGCTTACCACTCGCAACAAGGACGTGGCTACCTATGTAGATCCAAAAGCCCTTATCCATGAAGTTCAGTGTCTAACTGAAGAAATGAGTTGGGAGCTGCTACAGAAGAAAGCAATGTTACCAGGAGGACATG ACTTCACTTGGGAGAGGTTAGGGATGAAAATGGTCAGACACTGTGGGGGTTTGCCAGTGGCCATAATTGTGCTCGGAGGACTTTTGGCTACAAAACACACACTGAAAGACTGGGAGATGGTATACCGGAatattaattcttatttaaGAAGGGTAAAGGCCATGAACAAGAATTTGGAGGAGTATCAGAGGTGCTAG
- the LOC117909917 gene encoding L10-interacting MYB domain-containing protein-like isoform X2 codes for MDGESNQFERKQERLRTRWTASQDKIFADLVVEQIQLGNRSNNGFDQKAWKHIRDQFNAQTGLNFNKKQLRKHLDVLRTRYYNLKPAFEQSGFYLDQSNHMIMPEFELLEDLTEEHSKPEMLKIKDCHIYDQLCLIFNEPGLDGRYAQSSHYEGLEKNMEALQNTGLKSSPRSASMLVGTVAQTMPRQDNAPSPAAGVNVNASANGRKKRPSETHLSPRHHAKDQERLNGIIAEAMLEMISASKLRVVARTQDNNQFSITNCIKALDEIQGIDQSLYFAALDLFDNSNQREIFLSLKCEKRLAWLQGKCKNASPILVV; via the exons ATGGATGGTGAATCCAATCAATTTGAACGAAAGCAAGAACGTTTGAGGACAAGGTGGACAGCATCTCAAGATAAGATATTTGCAGACTTGGTGGTTGAGCAAATTCAGCTGGGGAACCGATCAAACAATGGTTTTGACCAGAAAGCTTGGAAGCATATCCGCGATCAGTTCAATGCACAAACAGGTCTCAActtcaacaaaaaacaattgaGGAAACACCTAGATGTTCTCAGGACACGGTATTATAATCTTAAGCCAGCTTTTGAGCAAAGTGGCTTTTATTTGGACCAATCTAATCATATGATAATGCCTGAGTTTGAACTATTGGAAGACCTCACTGAG GAACACAGTAAGCCTGAGATGCTGAAAATCAAGGATTGTCACATATATGACCAGTTGTGCTTGATATTCAATGAGCCAGGGTTGGATGGAAGATATGCTCAATCTAGTCACTATGAAGGTTTGGAAAAGAACATGGAAGCACTCCAGAATACAGGCTTGAAATCATCTCCTAGAAGTGCAAGTATGCTTGTTGGAACTGTTGCACAAACCATGCCTCGTCAAGATAATGCTCCATCACCAGCAGCAGGTGTCAACGTGAATGCATCGGCAAATGGACGAAAGAAGCGCCCATCTGAGACACATCTCAGTCCACGACATCATGCAAAAGACCAGGAAAGATTGAATGGGATCATTGCAGAAGCTATGTTAGAGATGATTTCAGCTTCAAAGTTAAGGGTAGTTGCAAGAACTCAGGATAACAACCAATTTTCCATCACCAATTGTATCAAGGCATTGGATGAGATTCAAGGCATTGATCAGAGCCTGTACTTTGCCGCATTGGATCTGTTCGACAACTCCAATCAAAGGGAGATATTCTTGTCTCTTAAATGCGAGAAGCGATTAGCATGGTTGCaaggaaaatgtaaaaatgCTTCCCCTATTTTGGTGGTTTGA
- the LOC117911210 gene encoding uncharacterized protein LOC117911210 isoform X2 yields the protein MAAGLKRDPIVILRIDGEDLREFINSPSFEPEMISIFSQFDVPEGSLRDYITKALQQLSVEQGMPPSTDSWVMSNIVEPALQTVAGCAHEQPISQDTFLAEFKKVAESVAQHLAEQPVIVAHSENTFDGSGIKRLLANKFELDKSLEAALKTVPKDRNGKMSKEYLRVALDVVGPSAGLPPYGGLEEMDKVVTDVFNMVNADDGKVVKEDEFKKLLTEILGSIMLQLEGSPISVSSNSVVHEPLTSSTLLSPSS from the exons ATGGCTGCTGGTTTGAAGCGAGACCCTATTGTGATCCTCCGTATTGATGGGGAAGACCTGAGGGAGTTCATCAACAGCCCAAGTTTTGAACCAGAGATGATTTCCATCTTCTCACAGTTTGATGTGCCTGAAGGATCACTTCGCGATTACATTACCAAGGCTTTGCAACAACTTAGTGTTGAACAAGGAATGCCACCTTCAACAGATTCTTGG GTCATGAGTAACATTGTGGAGCCTGCTCTGCAAACTGTTGCTGGCTGTGCTCATGAGCAACCCATCTCTCAAGATACCTTCCTAGCAGAATTCAAAAAGGTTGCAGAAAGTGTGGCTCAACATCTGGCAGAGCAGCCAGTGATTGTTGCCCACAGTGAAAACACGTTTGATGGAAGTGGTATTAAGAGACTATTGGCCAACAAATTTGAATTAGATAAG TCATTGGAAGCAGCATTAAAGACAGTGCCAAAAGATCGCAATGGGAAAATGTCTAAGGAGTATCTCCGTGTGGCATTGGATGTTGTGGGCCCATCAGCAGGTTTACCCCCATATGGTGGGCTTGAAGAG ATGGACAAGGTAGTGACTGATGTGTTCAATATGGTGAATGCTGATGATGGGAAGGTTGTTAAAGAAGATGAGTTCAAGAAGTTGCTGACTGAAATCCTGGGAAGTATCATGTTGCAATTAGAGGGCAGTCCTATCTCAGTTTCTTCAAACTCGGTCGTGCATGAGCCCCTTACTTCTTCAACACTTCTGTCACCATCTTCATAA
- the LOC117910909 gene encoding putative disease resistance protein At1g50180 isoform X1 — MAEAILFCALERIGDLLIQQADFLGKVGDEVQLLQTELRRMQCFLKDASARQEEDQKIRSWVAEIRDVAYDAEDVVESYILKVVSRRGRSIHTIGNMLATWEVGSEIEDIKAKISNLTRSLETYGIRPIREGDDSRFAYEGRQQLRRTYSHLVEDDVVGLEDKTKELVTLLVKEERYQVISICGMGGLGKTTLARKVYHQSEVRRHFDSFAWAYISQQCQARDVFQGVLINLTSPTKEEKERILQLREEELVKKLYQIQWEKKCLVILDDLWTMQAWNSLRPAFPIGKSRSKILLTTRNKDVATYVDPKALIHEVQCLTEEMSWELLQKKAMLPGGHGIDFTWERLGMKMVRHCGGLPVAIIVLGGLLATKHTLKDWEMVYRNINSYLRRVKAMNKNLEEYQRC, encoded by the exons ATGGCAGAAGCAATTCTCTTCTGTGCCTTGGAAAGGATTGGTGACTTGCTCATTCAACAGGCAGATTTCTTGGGGAAGGTCGGCGATGAAGTTCAACTGTTGCAAACTGAACTGAGGAGGATGCAGTGCTTCCTAAAAGATGCGAGTGCACGACAAGAAGAAGACCAGAAAATCCGGAGCTGGGTTGCGGAAATCAGAGATGTTGCATATGATGCAGAGGATGTAGTAGAATCTTATATCCTCAAGGTTGTGTCTAGGAGGGGAAGATCCATCCATACGATCGGTAACATGCTTGCTACTTGGGAGGTTGGATCAGAGATTGAAGATATCAAAGCCAAGATCTCCAACCTCACCAGGAGTTTAGAAACTTATGGGATAAGGCCTATAAGAGAAGGTGATGATTCGAGATTTGCTTATGAAGGTCGACAACAGCTGAGGCGAACTTATTCTCACCTTGTTGAGGATGATGTGGTTGGATTAGAAGACAAGACAAAAGAATTGGTGACACTTTTGGTGAAAGAAGAGAGGTATCAAGTTATTTCTATTTGTGGTATGGGTGGTTTGGGGAAAACCACTCTTGCTAGGAAGGTCTACCATCAAAGTGAAGTTAGGcgccattttgattcttttgctTGGGCCTATATATCTCAACAATGCCAAGCAAGGGATGTCTTCCAAGGGGTTTTAATCAATCTGACTTCCCCTACTAAAGAGGAGAAAGAGCGAATTTTACAGCTGAGAGAGGAAGAACTGGTCAAGAAGTTATATCAAATCCAATGGGAGAAGAAATGCTTGGTGATACTTGATGACCTTTGGACCATGCAAGCTTGGAACAGTCTAAGACCCGCCTTCCCAATTGGAAAATCGAGAAGCAAAATATTGCTTACCACTCGCAACAAGGACGTGGCTACCTATGTAGATCCAAAAGCCCTTATCCATGAAGTTCAGTGTCTAACTGAAGAAATGAGTTGGGAGCTGCTACAGAAGAAAGCAATGTTACCAGGAGGACATGGTATAG ACTTCACTTGGGAGAGGTTAGGGATGAAAATGGTCAGACACTGTGGGGGTTTGCCAGTGGCCATAATTGTGCTCGGAGGACTTTTGGCTACAAAACACACACTGAAAGACTGGGAGATGGTATACCGGAatattaattcttatttaaGAAGGGTAAAGGCCATGAACAAGAATTTGGAGGAGTATCAGAGGTGCTAG
- the LOC117911211 gene encoding aquaporin AQPAn.G-like — translation MDPVVMNIVGQDSPRKVEESKATSLEGKDSSRTAFLPCIISHEFFSPEVWRASVAELLGTAVLVFVLDTIVISSYQTKTETPNLVISFFIFPTLTILLLATFPISGGHINPIITFSAALVGVISHSRAFVYVLAQCAGAVLGALALKAVVNSNIEETFSLGGCTLSVIVPGPDGAITVGINTGQALWLEIICTFVLLFASVWIGFDDRQAKALGLVLVCSIIGAVAGVLVFVSTTVTATKGYAGAGMNPARCLGAALVRGGQLWNGLWVFWVGPAIACLLFYVYVKTIRDLPPWTEVLSKNELP, via the exons ATGGATCCCGTTGTCATGAATATTGTTGGCCAGGATTCCCCCAGAAAGGTGGAGGAAAGCAAGGCAACTTCTTTAGAAGGAAAGGACTCTTCAAGGACAGCATTTCTCCCCTGCATTATTTCCCATGAATTCTTCTCACCAGAG GTCTGGAGAGCATCCGTTGCAGAGCTTCTTGGGACAGCCGTGCTTGTGTTTGTGCTTGACACCATAGTTATCTCCTCCTACCAAACCAAAACTGAAACACCAAACCTTGTGATATCATTCTTCATTTTCCCCACACTCACAATTCTTCTCCTTGCCACCTTTCCCATTTCTGGTGGTCACATCAACCCTATAATCACCTTCTCTGCTGCACTAGTTGGTGTGATATCTCATTCTCGGGCATTCGTCTATGTCTTGGCTCAATGTGCAGGCGCTGTGCTAGGTGCACTGGCACTCAAAGCTGTGGTAAATAGCAACATTGAAGAAACATTCTCCCTTGGAGGCTGCACCCTCAGTGTCATTGTTCCAGGCCCTGATGGGGCTATCACTGTAGGTATCAACACAGGGCAGGCTTTATGGCTTGAGATAATATGCACATTTGTGTTATTGTTTGCTTCAGTATGGATTGGATTTGATGATCGCCAAGCGAAGGCACTGGGGCTGGTTCTGGTTTGCTCGATCATTGGAGCTGTGGCTGGGGTTCTGGTATTTGTGTCGACAACAGTTACAGCAACCAAAGGTTATGCTGGTGCTGGGATGAACCCTGCTAGATGTTTGGGGGCAGCACTGGTTAGAGGGGGTCAACTCTGGAACGGCCTCTGGGTTTTCTGGGTTGGTCCTGCTATTGCTTGCTTGCTTTTCTATGTTTATGTGAAGACCATTCGAGATCTGCCACCATGGACAGAGGTCCTAAGTAAGAATGAACTGCCATGA
- the LOC117910513 gene encoding probable aquaporin TIP3-2, producing the protein MGSHNGVVGDEESPHNGIRIQPVLSTPMAEQWKSEGGKMNTTMGERLGLNELFSPQVWRASLAELLGTALLVFLLDTIVISSIQTQTKTPNLIMSVVVAITIAILLLATIPVSGGHINPVITFSAALLGLISFSRAAVYFLAQCLGGVLGALALKAVVSSTIEETFSLGGCTLSIVEPGPKGPITIGLETGQGLWIEVICTFIFLFASVWIAFDERQAKVHGAVVVCSIIGTVLGLLVFVSTTVTETKGYAGAGMNPARCLGPALIRGGHLWDGHWVFWAGPAIACMAFYLYIKIIPDHHFKGKEHKHDLLNILRHSF; encoded by the exons ATGGGTTCACACAATGGGGTTGTGGGTGATGAAGAAAGCCCTCATAATGGAATCAGAATTCAACCTGTTCTCTCTACTCCaat GGCCGAGCAGTGGAAAAGTGAGGGAGGGAAGATGAACACTACAATGGGTGAGAGATTGGGTCTGAATGAGCTATTTTCTCCCCAG GTCTGGCGAGCATCGTTGGCAGAGCTGCTTGGGACGGCGCTGCTGGTTTTTCTCTTAGACACCATAGTTATCTCATCAATCCAGACTCAAACCAAGACACCAAACCTTATCATGTCGGTTGTTGTTGCCATCACAATCGCTATTCTCCTGCTGGCCACCATCCCGGTTTCTGGCGGCCATATCAACCCTGTGATCACCTTCTCTGCTGCTCTGCTGGGACTTATCTCTTTCTCACGCGCTGCTGTGTACTTTTTGGCTCAATGTCTAGGTGGTGTGCTGGGTGCACTGGCACTGAAAGCAGTGGTGAGTAGTACCATCGAGGAAACATTCTCCCTTGGAGGGTGCACTCTCAGTATTGTTGAGCCAGGCCCAAAAGGGCCCATAACAATAGGCCTCGAGACGGGGCAGGGCCTTTGGATCGAGGTGATCTGCACCTTCATCTTCCTCTTCGCCTCAGTTTGGATTGCATTTGATGAACGCCAAGCCAAGGTTCATGGGGCGGTTGTTGTTTGCTCGATCATTGGGACGGTGCTGGGCCTGCTGGTGTTTGTGTCGACAACGGTGACAGAAACAAAGGGCTATGCAGGCGCTGGGATGAACCCCGCCCGGTGCTTGGGCCCAGCCCTGATCAGAGGAGGCCACCTCTGGGATGGGCATTGGGTGTTCTGGGCTGGTCCTGCTATCGCCTGCATGGCATTCTATCTGTACATTAAGATAATTCCAGATCACCATTTCAAGGGCAAAGAGCACAAGCatgatttattgaatatattgagGCATTCATTCTAG
- the LOC117911645 gene encoding putative HVA22-like protein g isoform X2, translated as MMGSFLSRALMLTFGYAYPAYECFKTVEKNKPEIEQLVLWCQYWLPLYGEAKLALFIYLRYPKTKGTTYIYNSFLRPYLAKHETEIDRNLLELRVKAREIAVVYWQKAVRHGQTVFFKILQYVSLTQPQPAQQQQQPLASFLPHHESSFEESAAEASSKPISSNLEAENANANANSPQKVSVIEGAVRVTCEKLRKIRGSANQ; from the exons ATGATGGGGTCTTTTCTTTCAAGAGCTCTCAT GCTGACTTTTGGTTATGCTTATCCTGCATATGAATGCTTCAAAACTGTGGAAAAGAATAAGCCCGAGATCGAGCAACTCGTGCTTTGGTGCCAGTACTG gtTACCATTGTATGGGGAAGCTAAGTTGGCCCTTTTCATATATCTTCGGTATCCTAAAACAAAA GGAACGACATACATTTATAATTCCTTTTTACGGCCTTACTTAGCAAAGCATGAGACTGAAATAGACCGAAATTTGTTGGAGTTAAGGGTTAAGGCCAGGGAGATTGCAGTTGTGTATTGGCAAAAGGCTGTCCGCCATGGGCAGACAGTGTTTTTCAAGATTCTGCAGTATGTTTCTTTAACACAGCCTCAACCTGCTCAG CAACAACAGCAACCCCTTGCTTCTTTTCTACCTCACCATGAATCTAGTTTTGAAGAATCTGCTGCAGAAGCCAGTAGCAAGCCAATATCAAGTAATCTGGAAGCAGAAAATGCAAATGCAAATGCAAATTCTCCTCAGAAAGTGAGTGTCATTGAGGGAGCTGTCCGGGTAACCTGTGAAAAACTGAGGAAAATCCGGGGCTCAGCTAATCAGTAG
- the LOC117911645 gene encoding putative HVA22-like protein g isoform X1, whose translation MMGSFLSRALMLTFGYAYPAYECFKTVEKNKPEIEQLVLWCQYWVLIALLTICERVSDAFISWLPLYGEAKLALFIYLRYPKTKGTTYIYNSFLRPYLAKHETEIDRNLLELRVKAREIAVVYWQKAVRHGQTVFFKILQYVSLTQPQPAQQQQQPLASFLPHHESSFEESAAEASSKPISSNLEAENANANANSPQKVSVIEGAVRVTCEKLRKIRGSANQ comes from the exons ATGATGGGGTCTTTTCTTTCAAGAGCTCTCAT GCTGACTTTTGGTTATGCTTATCCTGCATATGAATGCTTCAAAACTGTGGAAAAGAATAAGCCCGAGATCGAGCAACTCGTGCTTTGGTGCCAGTACTG GGTTTTAATTGCCTTGCTTACCATTTGTGAGAGAGTGAGTGATGCTTTCATTTCATG gtTACCATTGTATGGGGAAGCTAAGTTGGCCCTTTTCATATATCTTCGGTATCCTAAAACAAAA GGAACGACATACATTTATAATTCCTTTTTACGGCCTTACTTAGCAAAGCATGAGACTGAAATAGACCGAAATTTGTTGGAGTTAAGGGTTAAGGCCAGGGAGATTGCAGTTGTGTATTGGCAAAAGGCTGTCCGCCATGGGCAGACAGTGTTTTTCAAGATTCTGCAGTATGTTTCTTTAACACAGCCTCAACCTGCTCAG CAACAACAGCAACCCCTTGCTTCTTTTCTACCTCACCATGAATCTAGTTTTGAAGAATCTGCTGCAGAAGCCAGTAGCAAGCCAATATCAAGTAATCTGGAAGCAGAAAATGCAAATGCAAATGCAAATTCTCCTCAGAAAGTGAGTGTCATTGAGGGAGCTGTCCGGGTAACCTGTGAAAAACTGAGGAAAATCCGGGGCTCAGCTAATCAGTAG